A window of the Lactuca sativa cultivar Salinas chromosome 5, Lsat_Salinas_v11, whole genome shotgun sequence genome harbors these coding sequences:
- the LOC111904479 gene encoding uncharacterized protein LOC111904479 encodes MKLWFGKWTAIAKESVDRAAIFAKFLCLLHVTNTYIFSPTLVYGPSMLPTLNLTGDVILSEYISHRLGKVGPGDVVLIQSPENPRKTITKRIVAMEGEVVSFLVDPSRSEKSRTVVVPKGHVWIQGDNIYASKDSRNFGPIPYGLIQGKVLCRVWPVDCFGSL; translated from the exons ATGAAATTATGGTTCGGCAAATGGACAGCCATTGCTAAAGAATCTGTCGATCGAGCTGCCATTTTCGCCAAATTCCTCTGTTTGCTTCACGTCACCAATACTTACATATTCTCCCCTACCCTC gtttaTGGCCCAAGTATGCTGCCGACGTTGAACTTGACCGGCGACGTGATATTATCGGAATACATTTCGCATAGGCTAGGGAAGGTAGGTCCGGGTGACGTTGTGTTGATACAATcacctgaaaaccctagaaaaactaTTACAAAACGCATCGTGGCCATGGAAGGGGAAGTTGTTTCGTTCTTAGTTGATCCTAGCCGCAGCGAAAAATCTCGTACTGTAGTG GTGCCGAAGGGACATGTATGGATTCAAGGTGATAACATTTATGCATCCAAAGATTCTCGGAACTTTGGTCCAATTCCTTATGGCCTAATTCAGGGCAAAGTTTTGTGTAGA GTTTGGCCAGTAGACTGTTTTGGATCGTTATGA